One Bacilli bacterium PM5-9 genomic region harbors:
- a CDS encoding CDP-glycerol glycerophosphotransferase (product_source=KO:K09809; cog=COG1887; ko=KO:K09809; pfam=PF04464; superfamily=53756) → MKKVFKKIKKVLSSTFLIKILNLITSITPIQKNLIIFESFFGVSISDNPLAIYENIDRSKYDCLFLVNDPKKYSDFKTVKRQTLKSYFLMRKAKVIINNSRMPKYWKKRDGQVYIQTWHGTPLKKLVHDLTTFNMPSANSLDDYLKLFDDDIKKWDYLISSCPYSTSCFKSAFQFEKEILEIGYPRNYKLYNYTTLDKESIKKKLNIPNDKRVVLYAPTYRDNQNNGLGEYYFNSKLDFKKLQYEFPDTIFLIRYHYLITQTNDIDYENVINVSDYSTISDLYLISDLLITDYSSVFFDYSILKKPFLFFTPDIDEYQDDLRGFYLDMYLDFPNIPAKTNDEVIAQMKELNLSNYQDFTKKYNPDKNKDCIVKILNIINENTF, encoded by the coding sequence TTGAAAAAAGTATTTAAAAAAATAAAAAAGGTATTATCAAGTACTTTTCTTATTAAAATTCTTAATTTAATAACAAGCATCACTCCAATTCAAAAAAATTTAATTATCTTTGAATCATTTTTTGGTGTTTCAATTTCAGACAATCCGCTTGCTATTTATGAAAACATAGATAGAAGTAAGTATGATTGTCTTTTTTTAGTTAATGATCCTAAAAAATATTCAGATTTTAAAACTGTTAAAAGGCAAACTTTAAAATCGTATTTTTTAATGAGAAAAGCTAAAGTGATTATCAACAATTCAAGAATGCCAAAATATTGGAAAAAAAGAGATGGTCAAGTTTATATCCAAACATGGCATGGAACACCTTTAAAAAAATTAGTTCATGATCTAACAACGTTTAATATGCCATCTGCTAATAGTTTAGATGATTATTTAAAGCTATTTGATGATGATATAAAAAAATGGGATTATTTAATTAGTTCGTGTCCATATAGCACAAGTTGTTTTAAATCGGCTTTTCAATTTGAAAAAGAGATATTAGAAATTGGATATCCAAGAAATTATAAGTTATATAACTATACTACATTAGATAAAGAAAGTATAAAGAAAAAATTAAATATTCCAAATGATAAGAGAGTAGTTTTATATGCACCAACTTATCGTGATAATCAAAATAATGGTCTTGGAGAATATTATTTTAATTCTAAGTTAGATTTTAAAAAATTACAGTATGAATTTCCTGATACAATATTTTTAATTAGATATCATTATTTAATAACACAAACTAATGATATTGACTATGAAAATGTTATTAATGTTTCAGATTATTCAACTATTAGTGATTTATATTTAATTAGTGATTTACTAATTACGGATTACTCTTCAGTCTTTTTTGATTATTCAATTTTAAAGAAACCATTTTTATTTTTTACTCCTGATATTGATGAATATCAAGATGATTTAAGAGGGTTTTATTTGGATATGTATTTAGATTTTCCAAATATTCCTGCTAAAACAAATGATGAAGTAATTGCTCAAATGAAAGAACTTAATTTAAGTAATTATCAAGATTTTACAAAAAAATACAATCCTGATAAAAATAAGGATTGTATTGTTAAAATATTAAATATAATTAATGAAAATACTTTTTAA
- a CDS encoding GTP-binding protein (product_source=KO:K03978; cath_funfam=3.40.50.300; cog=COG0218; ko=KO:K03978; pfam=PF01926; smart=SM00382; superfamily=52540; tigrfam=TIGR03598) — protein sequence MKISSSYYLVGGTNSSNFPELDLPEFFLCGRSNVGKSTFINTLFNNKKLAKTSSQPGKTQVLNWFVINEAFCIVDAPGYGYAKVSKKQREEFGAMIEDYLVNRKNLRVVIMLLDYRHKPTEDDKMMYEFLKYYNIDTMFILTKEDKVKRNDRKKNLDIIMKELNCFDKEKFIPFSSETKINIDRVFKIFK from the coding sequence ATGAAGATATCAAGTTCATATTATTTAGTTGGAGGTACTAATTCCTCCAACTTTCCTGAATTAGATTTACCTGAGTTTTTCTTATGTGGTCGTAGTAATGTTGGTAAATCAACTTTTATCAATACATTATTCAATAATAAGAAACTTGCAAAAACTTCATCACAGCCTGGTAAAACACAAGTTTTAAATTGGTTTGTGATTAATGAAGCGTTTTGCATTGTGGATGCTCCTGGATATGGTTATGCTAAAGTTAGTAAAAAGCAGCGTGAAGAGTTTGGTGCGATGATTGAAGACTATTTAGTTAATCGAAAAAATTTAAGAGTGGTTATAATGTTATTGGATTATCGTCATAAGCCAACTGAGGATGATAAAATGATGTATGAGTTTTTAAAGTATTACAATATTGATACAATGTTTATTTTAACAAAAGAAGATAAGGTTAAAAGAAATGATCGCAAAAAAAACTTAGACATTATTATGAAAGAATTAAATTGTTTTGATAAAGAGAAGTTTATTCCTTTCTCTTCAGAAACAAAAATTAATATTGATAGAGTATTTAAAATATTTAAATAA
- a CDS encoding ATP-dependent Lon protease (product_source=KO:K01338; cath_funfam=1.10.8.60,2.30.130.40,3.30.230.10,3.40.50.300; cog=COG0466; ko=KO:K01338; pfam=PF00004,PF02190,PF05362; smart=SM00382,SM00464; superfamily=52540,54211,88697; tigrfam=TIGR00763), whose translation MPKQELLVNVPMVITRGMFVFPGNAFNLEVGRPKSLEAIIKAQEEYDDYVFITSQKEPSIDVPTTDDIYKFGTLCKIRIVKTRDDGSMKVSLEGLDRAQAVEVINDDEMFYASVEVKEDIVSDTIKEAALVRLIAKAIEELISVIPNVPQEIISEITKGVSATNLSDMIGQYFPMFIERKQEMLEELDINKRLEIALQEIKNEIAISKIESNINETVQERINDNQKEFYLRERMRAIKEELGDTHDKDDEIEQIKKLVDENPFPEDVKEKIYEEIKKYEMMPQASSEANVVRTYLDWMIKIPWYQETKDEEDLNVVEKVLNDDHYGLDKVKERILEYLAVMKMTNSLKAPIICLVGPPGVGKTSIAKSIARSLSREFVKVSLGGVKDESEIRGHRRTYLGSMPGRIIQGMKKAGVVNPVFLLDEIDKMASDYKGDPASAMLEVLDPEQNSMFSDHYVEESYDLSKVMFIATANYIENIPTELKDRLEIIELSSYTELEKVEIAKNHLVKKQAEVHGLKKSQLKLNDSALKFIIQKYTKEAGVRQLERTIAMLARKEVINILKDEKAITLNKKNVEELLGKPRFTHTMKESKDQVGVVTGLAYTAFGGDILPIEVNYFKGKGRLVITGQLGDVMKESANIALDYVKANAKKYNIDETMFEKNDIHIHVPEGAVPKDGPSAGVTMTSAIISALTNRKAKAIIGMTGEVTLRGNVLPIGGLKEKSISAHRSGLEKIIIPKDNEKDIVDIPKEVQENLEIVLVDKVDQVVREVLV comes from the coding sequence ATGCCAAAACAAGAACTATTAGTAAATGTACCTATGGTTATTACAAGAGGAATGTTTGTCTTTCCTGGTAATGCTTTTAATTTGGAAGTAGGTAGACCAAAAAGTTTAGAGGCAATAATTAAAGCTCAAGAAGAGTATGATGATTATGTTTTTATCACATCTCAAAAAGAGCCTAGTATTGATGTTCCAACTACTGATGATATTTATAAATTTGGAACACTATGTAAAATTAGAATTGTTAAGACACGTGATGATGGTAGCATGAAGGTATCATTAGAAGGATTAGATCGTGCTCAAGCAGTTGAAGTAATAAATGATGATGAAATGTTTTATGCTAGTGTTGAAGTAAAAGAGGACATTGTTAGTGATACAATTAAAGAAGCTGCATTAGTAAGATTAATAGCTAAAGCAATTGAAGAATTAATTAGTGTTATTCCTAATGTGCCACAAGAAATAATCTCTGAAATAACAAAAGGGGTTAGCGCAACTAATCTAAGTGATATGATTGGTCAATATTTCCCAATGTTTATTGAAAGAAAACAAGAGATGTTAGAAGAATTAGATATCAATAAAAGATTAGAAATTGCATTACAAGAAATAAAAAACGAAATCGCAATCTCTAAAATTGAATCTAATATTAATGAAACTGTTCAAGAAAGAATTAATGATAATCAAAAAGAGTTTTATTTAAGAGAACGCATGCGTGCTATTAAAGAAGAACTTGGTGATACACATGATAAAGATGATGAAATTGAACAAATAAAAAAATTAGTAGATGAAAATCCATTTCCTGAAGATGTAAAAGAAAAAATTTATGAGGAAATAAAAAAATATGAAATGATGCCACAAGCAAGTAGTGAAGCAAATGTGGTTAGAACATATCTTGATTGGATGATTAAAATTCCATGGTATCAAGAAACTAAAGATGAAGAAGATTTAAACGTTGTTGAAAAAGTTTTAAATGATGATCACTATGGATTAGATAAAGTTAAAGAAAGAATTTTAGAGTATTTAGCTGTTATGAAAATGACTAACTCTTTAAAAGCTCCAATTATTTGTTTAGTTGGCCCACCAGGTGTTGGTAAAACATCGATTGCTAAATCAATTGCTCGCTCTTTATCACGTGAGTTTGTTAAAGTATCATTAGGTGGAGTAAAAGATGAATCAGAAATTAGAGGACATAGAAGAACTTATTTAGGATCAATGCCAGGTCGTATTATTCAAGGTATGAAAAAGGCAGGGGTTGTAAACCCAGTTTTCTTACTTGATGAAATTGATAAAATGGCAAGTGATTATAAAGGTGATCCTGCTTCAGCAATGCTTGAAGTTTTAGATCCTGAACAAAACTCAATGTTTAGTGATCACTATGTTGAAGAAAGTTATGATTTATCTAAAGTAATGTTTATTGCAACAGCAAACTACATTGAAAATATTCCAACTGAATTAAAAGATAGATTAGAAATAATTGAACTTTCTAGTTATACTGAATTAGAAAAAGTTGAAATTGCAAAAAATCACTTAGTTAAAAAACAAGCTGAAGTTCATGGTTTAAAGAAAAGTCAATTAAAATTAAATGATAGTGCTTTAAAATTTATTATTCAAAAATATACTAAAGAAGCTGGTGTTAGACAATTAGAAAGAACAATTGCTATGCTTGCTCGTAAAGAAGTTATTAATATATTAAAAGATGAAAAAGCAATTACTTTAAACAAGAAAAATGTTGAAGAACTTTTAGGAAAACCACGTTTCACTCATACAATGAAAGAATCAAAAGATCAAGTAGGAGTTGTTACAGGTTTAGCGTATACGGCTTTTGGTGGTGATATTTTACCAATTGAAGTTAATTACTTTAAAGGTAAAGGTCGTTTAGTTATAACAGGTCAATTAGGAGATGTTATGAAAGAGTCTGCTAATATTGCTTTAGATTATGTTAAGGCTAATGCTAAAAAATATAATATTGATGAAACAATGTTTGAAAAAAATGATATTCATATTCATGTTCCTGAAGGAGCAGTACCAAAAGATGGACCTAGTGCAGGTGTTACGATGACAAGTGCTATCATTAGTGCATTAACTAATCGAAAAGCAAAAGCAATCATTGGAATGACTGGTGAGGTTACTTTAAGAGGTAATGTTTTACCAATTGGTGGTTTAAAAGAAAAATCAATTTCTGCACATCGTTCAGGTTTAGAGAAAATTATTATTCCTAAAGACAATGAAAAAGATATCGTTGATATTCCAAAAGAAGTTCAAGAAAACTTAGAAATTGTTTTAGTTGATAAAGTTGATCAAGTAGTTAGAGAAGTGTTAGTCTAA